A single region of the Corallococcus macrosporus genome encodes:
- a CDS encoding tetratricopeptide repeat protein: protein MSRGPLLLVALLVALLGPASARAQVPNGADPEVAALRSSFEYGKYAEVLERAGQRIDRGDLPEDDLVELHKLAGLSAFNLNKTDEAERHLRAVLRLDPDFSLDPFVVPPPAVAYFEDLKNQMSGEREFLRQEQRLRLEREKAEQERREQERVALETQRRRAEELARQVTVRTVEKRNFLVNFVPFGAGQFQQGRNSMGIVFAATEGALAVTSIIAFFAYDSLFEERFVNLDNVLDEDGRASIPVRFIPTDRARQADTWQLIKLASATGFYTVYTLGVVDAVYHHEDQVVSSTTVESRPEPKPSPSVSQAAPPRMRLYSTRGGLGAGFSLTF from the coding sequence ATGAGCCGTGGCCCGCTGCTTCTCGTCGCCCTCCTCGTGGCCCTGCTGGGCCCCGCGTCCGCGCGCGCCCAGGTCCCCAACGGCGCGGATCCGGAGGTCGCGGCCCTGCGCTCGTCCTTCGAGTACGGCAAGTACGCCGAGGTGCTGGAGCGCGCCGGCCAGCGCATCGACCGCGGCGACCTGCCCGAGGACGACCTGGTGGAGCTGCATAAGCTGGCGGGCCTGTCCGCCTTCAACCTCAACAAGACCGACGAGGCCGAACGCCACCTGCGCGCCGTGCTCCGGCTGGACCCCGACTTCAGCCTGGACCCCTTCGTCGTCCCGCCCCCGGCCGTCGCCTACTTCGAGGACCTGAAGAACCAGATGTCCGGCGAGCGCGAGTTCCTCCGCCAGGAGCAGCGCCTGCGCCTGGAGCGCGAGAAGGCCGAACAGGAGCGCCGCGAACAGGAGCGCGTCGCCCTGGAGACGCAGCGCCGCCGCGCGGAGGAGCTGGCCCGCCAGGTCACCGTGCGCACCGTGGAGAAGCGCAACTTCCTGGTCAACTTCGTCCCCTTCGGCGCCGGCCAGTTCCAGCAGGGCCGCAACAGCATGGGCATCGTCTTCGCCGCCACCGAAGGCGCCCTGGCCGTCACCAGCATCATCGCGTTCTTCGCGTACGACTCGCTCTTCGAGGAGCGGTTCGTGAACCTCGACAACGTGCTGGACGAGGACGGCCGCGCGTCCATCCCGGTGCGCTTCATCCCCACGGATCGCGCGCGGCAGGCGGACACGTGGCAGCTCATCAAGCTCGCGTCCGCCACCGGCTTCTACACCGTCTACACCCTGGGCGTGGTGGACGCCGTCTACCACCACGAGGACCAGGTGGTGAGCAGCACCACCGTGGAGTCCCGCCCCGAACCGAAGCCTTCTCCCTCCGTCTCCCAGGCCGCGCCGCCGCGCATGCGGCTGTACTCCACCCGTGGTGGGCTGGGCGCCGGCTTCTCCCTCACGTTCTAG